The following proteins are encoded in a genomic region of Sorangiineae bacterium MSr12523:
- a CDS encoding NAD(P)-dependent oxidoreductase, translated as MKNPVLILGGTGVVGSQTAKILRRLHPELPLALGGRDLRKADALAREIGGPVEGVAVDLGRRDLGLPPEKRFSAVAMFLKDETFHALRYAQEQGAAYLSISTGTFEMAPEVALYAQKPARAPILMASQWLVGAVVLPALLFARAFRKLDTIELAAHLDEEDMGGPAASADFDRMTTVGANALILARGKWISAGGDNAKRRLLDVDGVELEASAYSPFDVLSLAAATQAHSIRFDLAVGKTASRRRGEPFSTEIVIEMSGELADGTAGRVRHDLVHPAGQAPVTALGVAVGVEHLIGLAGAAVGPGLYLPEVLIEPEYMVRRLKEFGMQFRSSK; from the coding sequence ATGAAAAACCCCGTGCTCATCCTCGGAGGGACCGGCGTCGTCGGCTCCCAAACCGCCAAGATTCTTCGCCGCCTCCATCCGGAGCTGCCGCTCGCCCTCGGCGGGCGCGATCTTCGAAAGGCCGATGCCCTCGCCAGAGAAATCGGCGGGCCCGTCGAGGGGGTCGCCGTCGATCTCGGGCGGCGCGATCTCGGGCTGCCGCCTGAAAAGAGGTTCTCCGCGGTGGCCATGTTCCTCAAAGACGAGACGTTCCATGCGCTTCGCTACGCCCAAGAACAGGGCGCCGCGTACCTGAGTATCTCGACGGGCACCTTCGAAATGGCACCCGAGGTCGCGCTTTACGCGCAAAAGCCTGCGCGCGCGCCCATTCTCATGGCCAGCCAATGGCTCGTGGGCGCTGTCGTGTTGCCCGCGCTTTTGTTTGCCCGCGCGTTTCGAAAGCTCGACACCATCGAACTCGCGGCGCACCTGGACGAGGAGGACATGGGCGGTCCAGCCGCATCGGCCGATTTCGATCGGATGACCACCGTGGGCGCGAATGCATTGATTCTCGCTCGAGGTAAATGGATATCCGCTGGCGGAGACAACGCCAAGCGGCGCCTTTTGGATGTGGACGGTGTGGAGCTGGAGGCTTCTGCGTATTCACCCTTCGATGTATTGAGCCTCGCGGCGGCCACGCAGGCGCACTCCATCCGGTTCGATCTCGCGGTGGGCAAGACGGCGAGCCGTCGCAGGGGGGAGCCTTTTTCCACGGAGATCGTCATCGAAATGAGCGGTGAGCTCGCCGACGGTACGGCGGGGCGCGTTCGCCACGATCTGGTGCACCCCGCGGGGCAAGCACCGGTCACCGCCCTCGGGGTGGCCGTGGGCGTAGAGCACCTCATCGGCCTTGCAGGCGCGGCGGTCGGCCCCGGCCTTTACCTGCCCGAGGTGCTCATCGAGCCGGAATACATGGTTCGTCGCCTGAAGGAATTTGGCATGCAGTTTCGTAGTTCGAAATAA
- a CDS encoding protein kinase: MLHDPRVPDPAGAAHVESFAPGDIVAERYRLDRIVGEGGMGIVWAATHLITGRAVAIKVLKRNGPEDAARLLREARVAASLQHRNIVQVFDLWQLPNTGVLFMVMDLLRGESLAERLHRERALSLAASAEILYEVASALKSAHAQGFVHRDLKPDNIFLAQENDGLTVVKVLDFGLARPMDPEVSPHVTSSGAVTGTPHYMAPEQVFGEKQLDRAVDIWALAIVWVECLTGHMLFDGENFGQIFRKIALGEHAPLETVLEGFPPELVALIARMLAREPTKRPSDDEVLGGLRHHQAAGSRVRSRNETPMAPRAVAMETAVARSFSPSPLPTVQHTNLVTSVDARKTTSSSKPIALAAAGFTLLLLVGGSLAVRSWWAARADVARPPAAVSASSRAEATVVAEPPPPLTPLVEIPTTTRDAVDAGAPAPHPVKARPPKGDSKDYLDKRF; this comes from the coding sequence ATGCTTCATGACCCGCGAGTACCGGACCCTGCGGGCGCAGCGCACGTCGAGAGCTTCGCCCCAGGGGACATCGTTGCCGAACGATATCGGCTCGATCGCATCGTGGGTGAAGGCGGAATGGGCATCGTGTGGGCGGCGACGCACCTCATCACGGGCCGCGCGGTGGCCATCAAGGTGCTCAAACGCAACGGTCCCGAGGACGCCGCACGCCTTCTGCGCGAGGCGCGGGTGGCCGCATCGCTTCAACATCGAAACATCGTTCAAGTGTTCGATCTTTGGCAGCTGCCCAACACCGGCGTGCTGTTCATGGTCATGGATCTCTTGCGCGGTGAATCGCTGGCCGAGCGCCTTCATCGTGAGCGGGCGCTCAGCCTCGCGGCGTCGGCGGAGATCCTCTACGAGGTGGCATCGGCCTTGAAGAGTGCCCACGCGCAGGGCTTCGTGCATCGCGATCTGAAGCCGGACAACATCTTCCTCGCGCAGGAAAACGATGGGCTCACGGTGGTAAAGGTTCTCGACTTCGGTCTGGCGCGGCCGATGGATCCCGAGGTGAGCCCCCACGTGACGAGCAGCGGCGCCGTGACGGGTACGCCGCACTACATGGCGCCGGAGCAGGTGTTCGGCGAGAAGCAGCTCGATCGCGCCGTGGACATTTGGGCGCTCGCCATCGTTTGGGTGGAGTGCCTCACGGGGCACATGCTTTTCGACGGGGAGAACTTCGGCCAGATTTTCCGCAAAATCGCGCTCGGCGAGCATGCTCCGCTCGAAACGGTGCTCGAAGGCTTTCCGCCCGAGCTGGTGGCACTGATTGCGCGCATGCTGGCGCGCGAGCCGACGAAGCGCCCCTCGGACGACGAGGTTCTCGGCGGGTTGCGGCACCACCAGGCCGCCGGCTCGCGCGTGCGTTCGCGGAACGAGACGCCGATGGCACCGCGGGCGGTGGCGATGGAGACCGCCGTGGCGCGCTCGTTCTCACCGTCGCCGCTTCCGACGGTGCAGCATACGAACTTGGTCACCTCGGTGGACGCGCGAAAGACGACGTCGTCGAGCAAGCCGATTGCCCTGGCCGCGGCGGGGTTCACGTTGCTGTTGCTGGTGGGCGGCTCGTTGGCCGTTCGTTCGTGGTGGGCGGCGAGGGCGGATGTTGCACGCCCGCCCGCGGCGGTGTCGGCCTCGAGCCGTGCCGAAGCCACCGTGGTTGCGGAGCCACCGCCACCTCTGACGCCGCTCGTGGAGATCCCCACCACGACGCGCGATGCGGTCGATGCCGGTGCGCCGGCGCCGCACCCGGTGAAGGCGCGTCCGCCGAAAGGGGATTCGAAAGACTACCTCGACAAGCGCTTCTAA
- a CDS encoding NAD(P)-dependent oxidoreductase: MKDPVLVIGGSGKVGRYFAKAFRKLQPKQPIAIGGRDLAKAKAAAEESDLAEAVRVDLARSDLGLPEGKKYSAVVVLLKDDTLNTMKYAQANGLPYVSFSDWFFDIGPEVALYVHAPKRAPVLFLGHAHGGTVTLATLHFAREFRTIESIDIGVVADERDSGGPAAKVDMDRLGGAVSRPPILKNGQWLWAGEDDANRRFTGADGREWQGRALPLLDVASLAAATDAKSVRIDYALRAGDGLSHESILEIAGTKKDGSTGRFRYALVDAVSHSETSARGVAFAVERLLGLAGGPEVAAGLYHPESLLDPGYVVERMQEFGTRIER; the protein is encoded by the coding sequence ATGAAAGATCCCGTATTGGTCATTGGTGGGTCGGGTAAAGTCGGCCGCTATTTCGCCAAAGCATTTCGCAAACTGCAGCCCAAACAGCCCATTGCCATCGGCGGGCGCGATCTCGCCAAGGCCAAAGCCGCCGCCGAGGAGTCCGATCTCGCCGAGGCGGTGCGCGTCGATTTGGCGCGGAGCGATCTCGGGCTTCCCGAGGGGAAAAAGTATAGCGCCGTCGTCGTGCTTTTGAAGGACGATACGCTGAACACGATGAAGTATGCGCAGGCCAACGGGCTGCCCTACGTCTCGTTCTCGGATTGGTTTTTCGACATTGGCCCCGAGGTGGCCCTTTACGTGCACGCGCCGAAGCGGGCGCCCGTTCTCTTCTTGGGCCACGCCCACGGCGGCACCGTCACCTTGGCGACGCTTCACTTCGCGCGCGAGTTTCGCACCATCGAGTCCATCGACATCGGCGTGGTCGCCGATGAGCGCGATTCGGGCGGGCCCGCGGCAAAGGTCGACATGGACCGCCTCGGCGGCGCCGTTTCGCGGCCGCCGATTCTCAAGAATGGTCAATGGCTCTGGGCGGGCGAGGACGATGCGAACCGCCGATTCACAGGTGCCGATGGTCGCGAGTGGCAGGGGCGCGCCTTACCCTTGCTCGACGTGGCGAGCCTCGCCGCGGCGACCGACGCGAAATCGGTGCGCATCGATTACGCACTCCGCGCGGGCGATGGGCTCTCGCACGAGAGCATCCTGGAGATAGCGGGCACGAAGAAGGACGGCAGCACGGGGCGCTTTCGGTACGCCCTCGTCGATGCGGTGAGCCACTCCGAGACGAGCGCGCGCGGCGTGGCCTTCGCGGTGGAGCGCCTGCTCGGACTTGCCGGCGGGCCAGAGGTCGCGGCGGGCCTCTACCACCCCGAGTCGCTGCTCGACCCGGGCTACGTCGTCGAGCGCATGCAGGAGTTCGGTACGCGCATCGAACGCTGA
- a CDS encoding pentapeptide repeat-containing protein, with product MRPLLDFRKGDSNTALLAFLTLLGTTAAHTLLETARDALFLAQLPASRLAWMILSIAACGLLLSRFDRGRAQHFSTWPLLLVAAGTTAFGIALHRTVHPGIVIALYLWTGVATAWIVLRFWLALGARFTISDGKRLFGFIGLGSVLGAVAGAACARALAFVIDARALVLAAGLLFLITALGPARALARCDGPIREKVRERPQAAGYELRADPYARRILALVLLGTVALTLVDYLFKAAAQAQFHQGELVAFFATTSFVMSALALVVQVFGSGWLLRVIGVHRALLVLPVLVVLGGSAFAVSGTLAAALLMKGADGSLRHSLHRTSVELLFLPMADEHRARVKPLVDLVGQRGGQAVASAAILLVAALGAPRAILGVAVVALGAGWVAVTLDVRRHYLDIFRATLRESHLDPEATRGLESSAAAPALIDLMLDAPEEEVRHRSLRELVHLHAEDPAQRIPEVALSLAADRALRDAFASLEARVVLARDARDARDGGHAQLLTTLRERETEATSHLFRVLDLWHPHENFDRVHRGLRSDDPRTRASSRELCEHVVAPAIRGAMLALIEDLPDEERLERASSHFPPSRLDAAGQLRRLGLPAPAATIPQPPFVGVDLRGRDLSNAVLAGADFTGADLRGCRLRGAVLNGATLLGARLAGADLTGAHLEDANLMGAQLERAVLEGARLSRGNWMGANARRAILSRCTGEEVRLVAADFEGADFGYASLLRCDLGSSDLRAARLDGANFEGSDFTYANLARATLRRARVPR from the coding sequence ATGCGGCCCCTGCTGGACTTCCGAAAAGGGGACAGCAACACGGCGCTCCTGGCGTTCCTCACGTTGCTGGGCACCACCGCGGCGCACACGTTGCTCGAAACGGCGCGCGATGCGCTTTTCCTCGCGCAGCTTCCGGCATCGCGCCTCGCGTGGATGATCCTCTCCATTGCTGCGTGCGGCCTTTTGCTCTCGCGCTTCGATCGCGGTCGCGCGCAGCACTTCTCGACGTGGCCGCTGCTTCTCGTGGCCGCCGGGACCACGGCCTTCGGCATCGCGCTTCATCGCACGGTACATCCCGGCATCGTGATTGCGCTCTACCTTTGGACCGGCGTGGCCACGGCTTGGATCGTGCTGCGATTTTGGCTCGCGCTCGGAGCGCGGTTCACCATCTCGGATGGCAAACGCCTTTTCGGCTTCATCGGCCTGGGGAGCGTCCTCGGTGCCGTCGCGGGGGCGGCCTGCGCACGCGCCCTGGCCTTCGTCATCGATGCGCGGGCGCTGGTATTGGCGGCGGGGTTGCTCTTCTTGATCACGGCGCTCGGGCCGGCGCGGGCGTTGGCGCGCTGCGACGGCCCCATTCGAGAGAAGGTGCGTGAACGGCCCCAGGCGGCGGGTTACGAGCTTCGCGCCGACCCGTATGCGAGGCGCATTCTGGCGCTGGTTCTTCTGGGAACCGTCGCACTGACCTTGGTCGATTACCTCTTCAAGGCTGCCGCGCAAGCGCAGTTTCACCAAGGGGAGCTCGTAGCATTTTTCGCGACGACGTCGTTCGTGATGAGCGCGCTCGCCCTCGTCGTGCAGGTCTTTGGCTCGGGTTGGCTGCTTCGCGTGATCGGCGTGCATCGTGCGCTGCTCGTCTTGCCGGTGCTGGTCGTTCTCGGCGGCTCCGCGTTCGCCGTTTCAGGCACCTTGGCCGCGGCGTTGCTCATGAAGGGCGCCGACGGCAGCCTTCGACATTCGCTTCACCGCACCAGCGTGGAGCTGCTCTTCTTGCCCATGGCGGACGAGCACCGCGCGCGGGTGAAGCCCCTCGTCGATCTCGTGGGGCAGCGGGGTGGGCAGGCCGTTGCGTCGGCAGCGATTTTGCTCGTTGCGGCGCTGGGGGCACCGCGCGCGATTCTGGGCGTGGCCGTCGTGGCGCTGGGCGCTGGGTGGGTGGCCGTGACCCTCGACGTGCGGCGCCACTATTTGGATATCTTTCGAGCCACGCTCCGTGAGAGCCACCTCGATCCGGAGGCGACCCGCGGGCTCGAGTCCTCGGCGGCGGCGCCGGCGCTGATCGACCTGATGCTCGATGCGCCGGAGGAGGAGGTCCGCCATCGAAGCTTGCGCGAGCTGGTGCATCTGCACGCGGAAGATCCCGCGCAGCGCATTCCGGAGGTGGCGCTTTCGCTGGCGGCGGACCGCGCCTTGCGGGACGCCTTCGCAAGCCTCGAGGCGCGCGTGGTGCTCGCACGCGATGCACGCGATGCACGCGACGGCGGTCACGCGCAGCTCCTGACGACCTTGCGCGAGCGCGAGACGGAGGCCACCTCGCATCTCTTTCGCGTGCTCGACCTCTGGCACCCGCACGAGAACTTCGACCGCGTGCATCGCGGTCTCCGAAGCGACGACCCGCGAACGCGCGCCAGCTCGCGCGAACTTTGCGAGCACGTCGTCGCGCCGGCCATTCGCGGCGCCATGCTCGCACTCATCGAGGATCTCCCCGACGAAGAACGCCTCGAGCGGGCTTCGTCGCATTTTCCACCGTCCCGGCTCGATGCCGCCGGGCAACTTCGCAGGCTCGGCCTTCCAGCGCCGGCCGCGACCATCCCGCAGCCGCCCTTCGTCGGCGTCGATCTTCGCGGACGCGATCTCTCGAACGCCGTGCTCGCCGGGGCGGACTTCACCGGTGCCGATCTTCGAGGCTGCCGCCTGCGAGGCGCCGTGCTGAATGGTGCCACGTTGCTGGGAGCGCGTCTCGCCGGCGCCGATTTGACCGGCGCCCACCTCGAAGATGCCAACTTGATGGGCGCCCAACTCGAGCGCGCCGTGCTCGAGGGCGCACGTCTCTCACGCGGCAACTGGATGGGGGCGAACGCGCGTCGCGCCATCTTGTCGAGGTGCACCGGTGAAGAGGTCCGCCTCGTGGCCGCCGACTTCGAAGGCGCGGACTTCGGCTACGCGAGCCTGCTCCGCTGCGACTTGGGCAGCTCGGACCTGCGCGCGGCACGCCTCGATGGGGCGAACTTCGAGGGCAGCGACTTCACCTACGCGAACCTCGCCCGCGCGACCCTCCGCCGTGCACGGGTTCCGCGTTAG
- a CDS encoding TetR/AcrR family transcriptional regulator, translated as MQQRLPKAQRREQLLETAMTIVREEGTDALTLGYLAERAGISKPIAYTHFTTRSGLLIALAKQIDDRALVTFQEACRAPKKLKELARVAAASYMHCYTTLGPEWHAIWAALKGDAETDGFQQELVDRYANVIFETFGPFSELPKDELHLRSVGIVGAAEGISREMLSHRISEATASATLASLFVKWLG; from the coding sequence ATGCAACAGCGACTGCCGAAGGCCCAGCGCCGTGAGCAACTTCTCGAGACCGCGATGACCATCGTCCGCGAGGAAGGGACGGATGCGTTGACCTTGGGCTACCTGGCCGAGCGCGCGGGCATCAGCAAGCCGATCGCATATACCCACTTCACCACGCGGTCGGGCCTGCTGATTGCGCTGGCCAAACAAATCGACGACCGCGCACTCGTCACCTTCCAGGAGGCCTGCCGCGCGCCGAAGAAGCTCAAAGAGCTCGCACGCGTGGCCGCCGCCTCGTACATGCATTGCTACACGACGCTCGGCCCCGAGTGGCACGCGATCTGGGCCGCATTGAAGGGCGATGCCGAAACGGACGGCTTTCAGCAGGAGCTGGTCGATCGCTATGCGAACGTCATTTTCGAGACGTTCGGGCCCTTTTCGGAGCTACCAAAGGACGAACTGCACCTTCGCTCCGTCGGTATCGTCGGTGCCGCCGAGGGCATCTCCCGCGAGATGCTTTCGCACCGCATCAGCGAAGCCACGGCCTCCGCGACCTTGGCATCGCTCTTCGTCAAATGGCTTGGCTAA